In one Cytobacillus sp. IB215665 genomic region, the following are encoded:
- the selB gene encoding selenocysteine-specific translation elongation factor: MTEQHYTIGLAGHIDHGKTALTKALTNVDTDRLKEEKERKITIELGFAPLHLHENMIASIIDCPGHERFIRQMISGVAGIDVVVIVIAADEGVMPQTKEHLEILSFLGIKHGVIAISKIDTVDDEMLELVKEDIQSELQGTVFEYAPALLVDSLSNKGIDELKELLLKLLRAISPRNTRNAFRLPVDQVFTLKGQGTVVRGTVFDGSVREDEQVTILPSNQRANIRQMQMHSKPVDEAWAGQRIAINVSSLRGEVKRGDVLVSSSESYLVTNTIDIALSLSKHVKHTLKQRSLVKCHIGTAEIMAKIIFFDRNEVNSDEDHAEILCQLRLAESTVVTRGDRFIIRRPTPVETIGGGWVIDPNGQKYRFGKDSVSMLHSKMKGTPKERLIDLIEQAGIISISDINKRSSIDERLVGELVLHPEFVVINDNQVTLNAIILNIIEELKSYLHTYHVRYPLRTGINKAELLQHFSTKYPTQVLDFVLNQTSDQDIFIKKEQYISMHCFTPSYPKQWAKRMENMIQMIRKDGITVLSWAEYVKQSGIPNTEADELRNYLISTGKLVGMNDKHYIHFAALQEANAKLRSHFPKQFELKDAKDVLQLSRKYLVPLLELFDKLKYTTREDSKRVWVQIRSSGSE, from the coding sequence TTGACAGAGCAGCATTATACGATCGGCCTAGCGGGTCATATAGATCACGGAAAAACAGCTTTAACAAAAGCGTTGACAAATGTAGATACTGACAGATTGAAAGAGGAGAAGGAGCGCAAGATTACTATAGAGTTAGGGTTTGCACCTTTGCACCTTCATGAAAACATGATAGCCTCAATCATTGATTGTCCTGGTCACGAACGGTTTATTAGACAGATGATCTCAGGAGTGGCTGGCATAGATGTTGTTGTTATAGTAATTGCAGCCGATGAAGGTGTCATGCCACAAACGAAGGAACACCTAGAAATATTATCTTTTTTAGGAATTAAACATGGAGTTATTGCAATTTCTAAAATAGATACAGTAGATGATGAAATGCTTGAACTCGTTAAAGAAGATATTCAGTCAGAGTTACAAGGGACAGTTTTTGAATATGCTCCAGCCCTGTTAGTTGATAGTTTGTCAAATAAGGGAATTGATGAGCTAAAAGAGCTATTATTAAAACTATTACGGGCTATCTCTCCACGAAATACAAGAAATGCATTTCGCTTGCCAGTCGACCAAGTTTTTACGTTAAAAGGTCAAGGAACAGTCGTAAGAGGAACAGTTTTTGATGGGTCTGTGCGAGAAGATGAGCAAGTAACGATATTACCTTCAAACCAAAGAGCAAATATAAGGCAAATGCAAATGCATAGCAAACCAGTAGATGAAGCTTGGGCTGGACAAAGAATAGCCATAAATGTATCGTCCTTACGTGGTGAAGTGAAACGTGGAGATGTTTTAGTTTCTTCTTCAGAATCTTATTTAGTGACAAATACGATTGATATTGCACTTTCACTAAGTAAGCATGTTAAGCACACACTAAAACAAAGGTCTCTAGTAAAATGCCACATTGGAACAGCTGAAATAATGGCGAAAATTATTTTCTTTGATCGTAATGAAGTAAATAGTGATGAAGATCATGCAGAAATTCTCTGTCAACTCCGTTTAGCAGAGTCAACGGTTGTGACAAGAGGAGATCGTTTTATAATTCGTAGGCCTACTCCAGTAGAAACAATTGGTGGGGGATGGGTAATTGACCCTAATGGTCAGAAATACCGTTTTGGCAAAGATTCGGTATCTATGTTGCATAGCAAAATGAAAGGGACTCCGAAAGAACGTTTAATAGATTTGATCGAACAAGCTGGTATCATTTCCATATCTGACATTAATAAGCGTAGTTCGATTGACGAACGCCTGGTAGGTGAATTGGTCTTACATCCAGAGTTTGTTGTTATTAACGATAACCAAGTTACACTAAATGCTATTATCCTTAATATAATCGAAGAGTTGAAATCGTATTTACATACTTACCATGTTCGTTATCCACTAAGAACAGGAATCAACAAAGCGGAATTACTTCAACACTTTTCAACCAAATATCCAACACAAGTGCTTGATTTTGTACTTAATCAAACGTCGGATCAAGATATATTTATTAAGAAAGAGCAATATATCTCAATGCATTGCTTTACTCCTAGTTATCCTAAACAATGGGCAAAACGAATGGAGAATATGATTCAAATGATCCGAAAGGACGGAATCACAGTTCTGTCTTGGGCAGAATATGTAAAACAATCAGGAATACCTAATACAGAAGCTGACGAACTACGAAATTATTTGATATCTACTGGAAAACTTGTAGGTATGAATGATAAACACTATATTCATTTTGCAGCTTTACAAGAAGCTAATGCTAAGCTACGTTCACATTTTCCGAAACAGTTTGAGCTCAAAGACGCTAAAGATGTTCTCCAACTATCTAGGAAGTATTTAGTACCATTACTTGAACTATTTGATAAGCTAAAATATACAACAAGAGAAGACTCTAAACGAGTATGGGTTCAAATAAGAAGCAGCGGTTCAGAATAG
- a CDS encoding DUF4257 domain-containing protein produces MLLETVLISAIVGGVTGIIAHLIRNKRVLIFPKKRTEPKGYDVGFIADFLIGAVAAVLATTYLFSPCNVTDLVGISILSGMAAENILLHREIKTERTKVDGLERVKKRLM; encoded by the coding sequence ATGCTACTTGAAACCGTGTTAATTTCGGCGATAGTAGGGGGGGTTACGGGAATCATTGCCCATCTCATTCGCAATAAAAGAGTTCTCATCTTCCCCAAAAAAAGGACAGAGCCAAAAGGTTATGATGTTGGATTTATTGCGGACTTTTTAATAGGTGCAGTGGCTGCAGTTTTAGCCACAACATATTTATTTTCACCGTGTAATGTTACAGATTTAGTCGGTATCTCAATATTATCAGGAATGGCAGCTGAAAATATATTATTACATCGAGAAATTAAAACTGAGCGAACAAAAGTAGATGGACTTGAACGTGTTAAAAAAAGGTTAATGTAG
- a CDS encoding KTSC domain-containing protein has product MQLQAINSSKIEAVGYDNNGMILRLKFKYITCDYYEVPSQVYRNLMAASSKSGYFTKHIKNSYRYCIV; this is encoded by the coding sequence ATGCAACTACAAGCAATAAATTCATCAAAAATTGAAGCAGTGGGATATGATAACAACGGAATGATTTTAAGGCTTAAATTTAAATATATCACTTGTGACTACTACGAAGTTCCCAGCCAAGTATACAGAAACTTAATGGCAGCATCTTCAAAAAGTGGATATTTTACAAAACATATAAAAAATTCATACCGTTATTGTATCGTTTAA
- a CDS encoding DUF2621 domain-containing protein: MLTGWFLWFILFWVVFLIGMFAIGGYFMFRKFFKRLPKEDGKSELDWQDYYIEKTYHLWTDDQKALLEELVKPVPELFRDVARQKIAGKIGEIALEEKANSITQSLVIKGYILATPKRDHKFLVRTLREKQIDLTPYESFF; the protein is encoded by the coding sequence ATGTTAACTGGTTGGTTTTTATGGTTTATTCTGTTTTGGGTCGTTTTTCTTATTGGCATGTTTGCAATCGGAGGCTATTTCATGTTCCGCAAATTCTTCAAAAGACTTCCGAAAGAGGATGGTAAATCCGAATTGGATTGGCAAGATTATTATATTGAAAAAACGTATCACTTGTGGACTGATGACCAAAAAGCTTTATTAGAAGAATTAGTTAAGCCAGTACCTGAACTTTTTAGGGATGTTGCCCGCCAAAAGATTGCAGGGAAAATTGGTGAAATAGCATTAGAGGAAAAAGCAAACTCAATTACACAAAGTTTAGTCATCAAGGGTTATATTTTAGCAACACCTAAGAGAGATCATAAATTTTTAGTTCGCACTTTACGCGAAAAACAAATTGATCTAACACCGTACGAAAGTTTTTTTTAA
- a CDS encoding cytochrome c biogenesis protein CcdC has product MIYASSIVAILMAIAVILIRMKAAKKPTNVKKIVLPPIFMSTGALMFIHPMFRVSSAELIEALTVGALFSILLIKTSKFEVRGEDIYLKRSKAFVFILIGLLIIRIIFKSYLSTQINYAELSGMFWILAFGMIVPWRIAMYFQYKKIYTSRLATNESV; this is encoded by the coding sequence TTGATTTACGCTTCATCAATAGTTGCAATTTTAATGGCGATTGCTGTCATCTTAATTAGAATGAAAGCAGCCAAAAAACCTACGAATGTAAAAAAAATAGTGTTACCACCAATATTTATGAGCACGGGGGCATTGATGTTTATCCATCCAATGTTTCGTGTTTCTTCAGCTGAATTGATAGAAGCATTGACAGTCGGGGCTCTCTTTTCAATACTTTTAATTAAGACTTCTAAGTTTGAAGTGAGAGGGGAAGATATTTATTTAAAAAGATCAAAAGCTTTTGTGTTCATTTTAATAGGGCTATTAATCATTAGAATCATCTTTAAATCATACTTAAGTACACAAATTAACTATGCTGAGTTGAGTGGCATGTTTTGGATTTTAGCTTTTGGCATGATTGTACCTTGGCGTATTGCAATGTATTTTCAATATAAAAAGATTTATACATCCAGGTTGGCCACGAACGAATCGGTGTAA
- a CDS encoding response regulator, with amino-acid sequence MARVLIVDDAKFMRMTLGNIVKKAHHEVVGEGENGNEAIKLYDELHPDLVTMDITMPGMGGIDAVKGIRQKYPHAKIIMCSAMGQQKMVVEAIEAGAKDFIVKPFDEGRVIEAINRVI; translated from the coding sequence ATGGCAAGAGTATTAATTGTTGATGATGCGAAATTTATGCGTATGACACTTGGAAACATAGTAAAAAAAGCACACCATGAAGTCGTTGGTGAAGGTGAGAACGGAAATGAAGCGATTAAGTTATACGATGAATTACATCCTGATCTAGTAACTATGGATATAACAATGCCTGGTATGGGTGGAATTGATGCAGTTAAAGGAATTAGACAAAAATATCCGCATGCAAAAATTATTATGTGTTCAGCGATGGGACAACAAAAAATGGTTGTTGAAGCAATTGAAGCAGGTGCAAAAGATTTTATTGTTAAACCGTTCGATGAGGGTCGTGTAATAGAAGCTATTAATCGAGTTATCTAA
- a CDS encoding cytochrome c biogenesis protein CcdA, with amino-acid sequence MADVNIFLAFGAGFLSFISPCCLPLYPAFLSYITGVSVGELKDENTKLAKRSLLHTIFFLLGFSVIFIAIGFGTSFIGEFFINYKDLIRQIGAILIVFFGLVIIGVFKPKFMMKDVKLEFKNRPSGYVGSSLIGMAFAAGWTPCTGPILSSVLVLAAANPGSGVIYMTAYSLGFSIPFLILSLFIGKMHWIRKHNVTIMKIGGFIMIVFGIMLFFDLMTKITIYLTPLFGGFTGF; translated from the coding sequence ATGGCTGATGTTAACATCTTTCTAGCATTTGGAGCTGGTTTTTTATCTTTTATATCGCCTTGTTGTTTGCCATTATATCCAGCATTCTTATCATATATCACCGGTGTTTCTGTTGGAGAATTGAAAGATGAAAATACCAAATTAGCAAAAAGAAGCTTACTACATACAATATTTTTTCTACTTGGTTTTTCAGTAATCTTTATTGCGATAGGATTTGGCACATCATTTATTGGAGAATTTTTTATTAACTACAAAGATTTAATAAGGCAAATTGGTGCAATATTAATTGTTTTCTTCGGTCTAGTTATAATAGGGGTCTTTAAGCCTAAATTTATGATGAAAGACGTAAAGCTCGAATTTAAAAATCGTCCATCTGGTTATGTAGGATCTTCTTTAATTGGTATGGCATTCGCAGCAGGTTGGACGCCTTGTACTGGTCCAATCCTTTCAAGTGTGTTAGTGCTAGCTGCAGCTAATCCGGGTTCAGGAGTAATATACATGACTGCGTACTCTTTAGGTTTTTCAATCCCATTTTTAATCCTATCCCTTTTCATAGGAAAAATGCACTGGATACGCAAACATAATGTAACCATCATGAAAATTGGTGGATTTATAATGATAGTCTTTGGAATTATGTTGTTTTTTGACTTAATGACGAAAATAACGATTTATCTTACTCCATTATTTGGTGGTTTTACAGGATTTTAA
- a CDS encoding ABC transporter ATP-binding protein translates to MEKSISAKKQRQVLFRLLSYTKAHKKSFVIAFTLLITATTADIIGPILVKIFIDDYLTPQNLEYGPILLLAIGYLGSILAKVIIQYFQLLKFQQIALKIIQQLRIDVFDKVHKLGLSYFDKTPDGSIVSRVTNDTEAIKDMFVSVLATFVQNGVFLIGIFVAMFFLNVQLAIFCLVLIPIIFLIMKTYRRYSSKYYQDMREKLSQLNAKLNESLQGMAIIQVFRQERRLREEFAHINEGHFRAGMKNIKLDGLLLRPAINVVSTLALILVLSYFGIISMEGPIEIGVLYAFISYLDRFFEPVNEMMMRLSLYQQAIVSADRVFNLMDENELAPDSGSNNNPLIKVGNIEFKNVSFSYDGKQDILKNISFTANKGETVALVGHTGSGKSSIINLLMNFYQFNRGDILIDGVSIRKYKNKELRSSLGLVLQDPFLFVGTIADNIKLKNNSIKEEDIKKAAQFVQADSFIDKLPHKYNQEVVERGSTFSSGQRQLIAFARTIATNPKVLILDEATANIDTETEEAIQAALTKMREGRTTIAIAHRLSTIQDADQILVLHKGEIVERGSHQELLQLKGLYYKMFILQNGQSDKLEEIVF, encoded by the coding sequence ATGGAAAAATCAATTTCTGCTAAAAAGCAGCGCCAAGTGTTATTTCGACTTCTTTCGTATACGAAAGCGCATAAAAAATCTTTTGTCATTGCATTTACTTTACTAATAACAGCTACAACAGCTGATATCATTGGTCCAATCTTAGTCAAAATATTTATTGATGACTATTTAACGCCACAAAATTTAGAATATGGACCGATTCTATTGTTAGCAATTGGATATTTAGGTTCGATTTTGGCTAAAGTCATTATTCAATATTTCCAATTATTAAAGTTTCAGCAAATAGCACTAAAAATTATTCAGCAATTACGTATTGATGTATTTGACAAAGTACATAAACTTGGTTTATCGTATTTCGATAAAACCCCTGATGGGAGCATTGTTTCTAGAGTAACGAATGATACAGAAGCAATCAAAGATATGTTTGTAAGTGTTTTAGCAACTTTCGTTCAAAACGGTGTATTTTTAATTGGTATTTTCGTGGCTATGTTTTTCTTAAATGTCCAATTAGCAATTTTTTGTTTAGTCCTAATTCCGATTATCTTTCTTATTATGAAAACTTATCGCCGTTACAGCTCTAAATATTATCAAGATATGCGTGAAAAGTTGAGTCAGCTAAATGCTAAACTGAATGAATCCCTTCAAGGTATGGCAATCATTCAAGTTTTCAGACAAGAGCGTAGATTAAGAGAAGAGTTCGCTCATATTAATGAAGGTCATTTTCGTGCGGGGATGAAGAATATTAAATTAGATGGTTTGTTATTACGTCCAGCTATAAACGTAGTTTCTACATTAGCATTAATCCTAGTGCTTTCTTATTTTGGGATTATTTCAATGGAAGGACCTATTGAAATTGGAGTACTGTATGCATTTATTAGCTATCTAGACCGTTTTTTTGAACCTGTAAATGAGATGATGATGAGATTATCACTTTATCAACAAGCCATTGTGTCAGCTGATAGAGTATTCAATTTAATGGATGAAAATGAACTAGCACCTGATAGCGGTAGTAATAACAATCCTTTGATCAAAGTCGGTAATATAGAATTTAAAAATGTTAGTTTTTCTTACGATGGTAAACAAGATATTTTAAAGAATATTTCGTTTACTGCCAACAAAGGTGAGACTGTTGCTTTAGTTGGACATACTGGTAGCGGGAAAAGTTCGATCATCAACCTATTAATGAATTTTTATCAATTTAATCGAGGAGATATTCTTATTGATGGAGTATCTATTCGAAAATATAAAAATAAGGAGTTAAGGTCTAGTCTTGGCCTCGTTCTTCAAGATCCGTTTTTATTCGTTGGTACAATTGCTGATAACATCAAGTTGAAAAATAATTCTATAAAAGAAGAGGATATAAAAAAAGCTGCACAATTTGTACAAGCTGATTCATTTATTGACAAGCTGCCGCATAAATATAATCAAGAAGTAGTTGAAAGAGGGTCAACATTTTCTAGTGGTCAACGTCAACTCATCGCTTTTGCAAGGACAATTGCAACAAACCCAAAGGTACTTATACTTGATGAAGCAACAGCAAATATCGATACTGAAACTGAGGAAGCCATCCAAGCTGCATTAACTAAAATGCGAGAGGGTAGAACGACAATAGCGATTGCTCATCGACTTTCAACAATTCAAGATGCAGACCAAATTCTCGTTCTCCATAAAGGAGAGATTGTTGAAAGAGGGTCTCACCAAGAGCTCCTGCAATTAAAAGGCCTATATTATAAAATGTTTATTTTACAAAATGGTCAATCTGATAAATTAGAAGAAATAGTATTTTAA
- a CDS encoding ABC transporter transmembrane domain-containing protein has protein sequence MSVFKDLMWFFKKEKKSYIFGILVLCIVAMLELVAPRVIGIVVDHINDQTLSINLLLKWMLLLIAVTIIVYFLRLVWRMMIFGSSVKLARLLRNQLFEHFTKMSQSFYQKKRIGDLMAHATNDIQAIQQTAGAGVLTLVDSVATGGFVLITMAATISWKLTLICLIPMPFMALATNFYGTLLHKHFHKAQEAFSSLNDKVQESTSGIKVIKTFGQEKEDNEAFFEQSEDVVKKNVTVAKIDSLFDPTISLIVGLSFLLAVGFGSRYVILGEMTLGELVSFTTYLGLLIWPMLAFGWLFNIVERGRASYDRVSNLLSEKVDIDDDSKDSKKTPSGHITYNINSFTYPNEQQNVLHEIKFKLQKGETIGIVGKTGAGKTTLLKLLIREFDKYEGDIFFGEHPIEKYSLHELRSAIGYVPQDHFLFSSTIADNIAFAKPEASIFEIHHAAKLAHIHEDITGFTHGYETVVGERGVSLSGGQKQRIAIARALLMDPELLILDDSLSAVDAKTEEKILSSLKENRNGKTTMITSHRLSAIQHSNLIIVIDEGRIMEQGTHEQLMNQAGWYKKMYVTQQLEALVEFGG, from the coding sequence ATGAGTGTTTTTAAAGACTTGATGTGGTTTTTTAAAAAAGAAAAAAAGTCATATATTTTTGGGATTCTCGTTCTATGTATAGTAGCTATGCTGGAACTAGTAGCACCAAGAGTAATAGGGATTGTTGTAGATCATATTAATGATCAGACGTTATCAATCAATCTATTATTAAAGTGGATGTTGTTATTAATTGCAGTTACTATTATAGTTTATTTTCTCCGTTTAGTATGGAGGATGATGATTTTTGGATCATCAGTAAAGCTGGCTAGGTTGTTACGAAACCAATTATTTGAGCATTTCACAAAAATGTCTCAATCATTTTACCAAAAGAAGCGTATAGGTGACTTAATGGCACATGCTACAAATGATATTCAAGCCATTCAGCAAACAGCAGGTGCGGGAGTATTAACACTTGTCGACTCAGTAGCTACAGGTGGTTTTGTATTAATTACAATGGCAGCTACGATTAGTTGGAAATTAACATTAATTTGTCTAATACCAATGCCTTTTATGGCATTAGCAACCAATTTTTACGGAACATTATTGCATAAACATTTTCATAAAGCTCAGGAAGCTTTTTCTTCTTTAAACGACAAAGTTCAAGAAAGTACTAGCGGGATAAAAGTTATTAAAACTTTTGGACAGGAAAAAGAAGACAATGAGGCATTTTTTGAACAATCTGAAGACGTAGTCAAAAAGAATGTAACTGTGGCTAAGATTGATTCGCTATTTGACCCTACTATATCTCTCATTGTTGGACTATCTTTTCTATTAGCAGTTGGGTTTGGCTCAAGATATGTCATACTAGGTGAGATGACATTAGGAGAGTTAGTATCATTTACGACGTATCTAGGTTTACTTATTTGGCCTATGCTGGCTTTTGGTTGGCTGTTTAACATTGTGGAAAGAGGAAGAGCATCATATGACCGTGTGTCTAATTTATTATCTGAAAAAGTCGACATTGACGATGATTCAAAGGATAGTAAGAAAACTCCCTCTGGTCATATTACCTATAATATTAATAGCTTTACGTACCCTAATGAACAGCAAAATGTTTTACATGAAATTAAATTTAAACTACAAAAAGGGGAAACAATTGGAATTGTAGGTAAAACGGGTGCAGGTAAAACAACTCTTTTAAAGCTCCTTATACGAGAGTTTGATAAATATGAAGGGGATATTTTCTTTGGGGAACATCCTATTGAGAAGTATTCTTTGCATGAATTACGTAGTGCCATAGGTTATGTGCCACAAGATCATTTTCTGTTTTCAAGTACGATAGCAGATAATATTGCTTTTGCTAAACCTGAAGCATCAATTTTTGAAATACACCATGCAGCAAAGCTAGCTCATATTCATGAAGACATTACCGGATTTACACATGGTTATGAAACGGTAGTTGGAGAAAGGGGTGTTTCATTGTCAGGTGGACAAAAGCAACGGATAGCAATTGCACGAGCGTTGTTGATGGATCCAGAACTTCTCATTTTAGATGATTCTTTATCAGCCGTAGATGCGAAGACAGAGGAGAAAATTCTATCGTCTCTAAAAGAGAACCGTAACGGCAAAACAACAATGATAACATCTCATCGATTGAGTGCTATTCAACATTCAAACCTCATTATAGTTATAGATGAAGGTAGGATTATGGAACAAGGGACGCATGAACAGCTAATGAATCAAGCTGGATGGTATAAAAAGATGTATGTTACTCAGCAATTAGAAGCACTTGTTGAATTTGGAGGATAA
- a CDS encoding YneF family protein, translated as MWEIVLWVSLGLVAGVALGFFIARKYMMNYLKKNPPINEQMLKVMMAQMGQKPSQKKINQMMKAMNNQIK; from the coding sequence ATGTGGGAAATAGTTCTATGGGTATCTTTAGGTTTAGTCGCTGGAGTTGCTCTAGGATTTTTCATAGCTCGAAAATATATGATGAACTATCTTAAGAAAAATCCACCTATTAATGAACAAATGTTGAAAGTGATGATGGCACAAATGGGTCAAAAGCCATCACAAAAGAAAATCAATCAAATGATGAAAGCAATGAACAACCAAATAAAATAA
- the sirA gene encoding sporulation inhibitor of replication protein SirA, whose product MRHYRIYLIEEQFAKHYFGREKMLLQLFVDYEHANSARKQLLKKQIEYITQPIPTLTIHKLLVKQLHNQNDNNSHRKVHSILLPDNKSYAKLVVYEEYMQLTAEGSYEAEAVFFEIIRKFDPCFLAMDLQLDRYGWLKPVKMNAF is encoded by the coding sequence GTGAGACACTATCGTATTTATTTAATTGAAGAACAATTTGCTAAACATTATTTTGGACGAGAGAAAATGCTATTACAGCTGTTTGTAGATTATGAACATGCTAATAGTGCAAGAAAACAATTACTAAAAAAACAAATAGAGTATATTACTCAACCAATCCCTACTCTTACAATCCACAAATTATTGGTGAAACAACTACACAACCAGAACGATAATAACTCTCATCGTAAGGTTCATTCCATATTATTACCTGATAATAAAAGCTATGCAAAATTAGTCGTATATGAAGAATACATGCAATTGACTGCTGAAGGAAGCTATGAAGCTGAAGCTGTATTTTTTGAGATTATAAGAAAATTCGATCCTTGTTTCTTGGCAATGGATTTACAGCTCGACCGGTATGGCTGGTTAAAACCAGTTAAAATGAATGCTTTTTAG